ttaaaatttgtaattttgttaattatttaaaatggtttCAAAGAAGCAGAAATCTTTAGAGGAAAGAAGaaaagtaggtataaaatCTCTTAGGTACGaatgaaaaatttacaaaagtgTAAGTATtgctcattataatattattacctatttgaataagtgaatataaatataagagcttttaactatataatatataaatgtcttgtaatataaaattatttagaaacctAACATAAACTAGTGcggaaaatagttttttacctCAACGTAATGCAATTATTGATGACACAAATAATACTGAGTAAATTTTtatgctttttttatttaaataatttaaaaaataatttgattcaaCACTTATGGTTTATGAACTATTTAGGGATTTTTCTCCATCAATAACGTGTACCTCACTCCTAATATTAACccagaacaaaaaaatgattttggtATTAATGAATGCGATTAATCAAGTATTTTAAACCATAGTTTATACACTGAGGAATACATTTTAGACGATACATTTGTTGAatcaaagtaattattattttcatgaaaattaataataataatattatatgttatattattatacaattgtttataaacatattatagatcTCTCGAAGGCTGAAGAATTGTCGACATAcaagatttatttaaacaaattcaaattagtCGGCACGATCGTTTCGGTTGTTCTTTTTTAGATATGGAATTCATAAGTGAAATTAGAAGAGGATAcagttcaatatttaaatataatcgtaaAATGTGtggtacaaaattaaatatatcataaattggAAAGTATAAACTCTAACAAAACTTATTTGCCATTAAATTAAGCATTAGTAAACGGCAGTATAGCAATTGGTAAGAACAGCGAATATTtagaacattatattattttaatttagtattttaaatattaattctaattaaattataatgggatatttaaataaataaataacttaatatatagatgaataataatttatctgcaTATATATGCACCTATATATagaatcgattttatttttttaatctaactcaaaaacgaatgcATTTACTAGAGCAcggatttcattttaataataaataaaatgtataataccttttttacactatttaaatataagtgccaatattaatattaatattaatattgtaaaaaattgtcatataaataattaaaattttcttgcatatttttacgatttttacgattttgactgtatattttatgacatattttgatactttttagtGCATAAAAATCCACGCTCTACTTATAATCTAAATGACACAATTTACGATTATGAAATGTTGAACACTATGAGCGAACTTTCTTCATCAGCTGAGCTTCCATTTTTATCTTCCACTGCAGCATACTTGAAACATTTATCAATTGTTAATGATGCTATTAAAGATACGGCCATTGACGAAATATTAAAAGCTGGAAATGAGTAACGGAAACTGGCCATAGAAAGTGGTAATATAGATGAAGATGGAATTCCGATGTGCACGGTAATCGCAGAAGGCCAATGGTCCAAGCGAAGATATAAAACGAAGTTTAATGCATTTTCAGGAGCAgtgagaattttattttaacttaatttgaattttttaattattataaatttataagtagaCAATTTCCAAGAAACGATAGTAAACGTTATTTTAAGTAGGacgaaatgtttataataataatcagaatgtcattttaacataatatatgctaGTTATAGGATTTAACAcaagaaaaattttattcgtgcgtatacgaaaataatagttattattcagTATGGCAGAGAGCTATGACAAGAAAAGAAGAGCCACCTAGTCATAAATGTTTTCTCAATTGGAAATAGTCATCCACAGGTATGGAAGCAGATGATATTCTTAAAAGCTTTTCAAATAGTATAAACATGCATGGGCTGAAGTATAACAAGCTTATtggtagattatattattaaaatttatttttatagtatactgtaaaataacaattattagggtacctattaaattgtttatttctaGGTGATGGTGACAGTAGTGTGACCAAAAAGTTGAAGGAAGTTTTACCATATGGcagtaattttcaaattaaaaaaatagaatgcaAGAATTATCGGTTAAGGAATTATTGTACTAAGTTGATCGCGCTTACAAAACAGaacaaatattcaatagtcattcgaaaatgtataacatcgaatattttacgttttcgTTCGGACATAACCAAGTCAAttgattatcatataaaaactaatgtacCTATTCACAACAAAATTGaaggttaatatttttatttttaataatataatataatttatattttaggtataatattatgaataaacaaattacttaATCTTATATTAGTTCACgtcattacatattttattccatattattattacgcaatattcctaatattttatgtattttacagtttttacaGTCAGTCAGCCTATATTTCTAAacatcatttattaaatatattttatacctatactgctataaattatttatttttctattacagtagtttattataatttttgttattgttttagcACTTGGAAGAGATATTTCCAATAGCATATATCATAGATTGGGACAACATAGTAATTGTGCTAAGTACTCCTGCTCTGGTTCAAAAAACGGAGAAACAAATTTGGTACCTGAAGCAGAGAGAACGGGGATGATGACTGATATGcgaaatatagtttataggcTCACAATAAACGCCAATAGTTTGATagaaaacgtatataataatccaTGTGAGAAATTAACCTATTCTAATTTATAGAGAGAGTAATTGATGAAAATGCAATTGTGGAGATAAAGTGTCTATACGCGGCAAAAGATTCATTAAGGGCAGTTGAAGcggttcaaaataaaatggtatggtaatatgtatttatatatcatatatgtataatagcaTGTTCAACATActgcatttaaaatgtatgtctacgttcatataatattacaaacatatCGATTTAGTTATTCAGTTACAATAATGCAGAGTAGATgattttggtaaaatatatttctcaaaaaagaacataattattattaccaaattATGGGACAACTGAGAGTTACGGGGCGAAATGTTTGTTGCTTTGTAATTCATAGAAACTAATGGACAGATAtacaaatcatttaattatccATTTTGATAATGTATTTTGGGAAAGtactatgtttaataaattgaagatgtaagtaataaaatatatcataatctaattatttatcaacaatgtataataaatatgtattctattataatctttttattttagattttatttggaATGTTTATTGCCCGAAATTGTAGATCCACTTTAAGGGAAAAGGATGCTAATTAGTGACATAAGAGAGCCTAAACATATTTTGgatgatcaaaa
This genomic stretch from Rhopalosiphum maidis isolate BTI-1 chromosome 3, ASM367621v3, whole genome shotgun sequence harbors:
- the LOC113558010 gene encoding uncharacterized protein LOC113558010, with the translated sequence MHGLKYNKLIGDGDSSVTKKLKEVLPYGSNFQIKKIECKNYRLRNYCTKLIALTKQNKYSIVIRKCITSNILRFRSDITKSIDYHIKTNVPIHNKIEALGRDISNSIYHRLGQHSNCAKYSCSGSKNGETNLVPEAERTGMMTDMRNIVYRLTINANSLIENILFGMFIARNCRSTLREKDAN